One window from the genome of Schistocerca piceifrons isolate TAMUIC-IGC-003096 chromosome 8, iqSchPice1.1, whole genome shotgun sequence encodes:
- the LOC124712527 gene encoding uncharacterized protein LOC124712527 — MAAHGLLVSLLLLFPVALVSMEQRAYSDSYLAAADQIIFNLLDQYHYTHGPGATPEATTPASPGPLSEGVNLLPRGPAGAGLPPPAGSAQSAGAAHRQKESAARKRLQELHGVLSGEARRQSVAKAEGFSDSMIRWLEGTSQLNAAEQLRAVLEKVLEKGEARRDASRRLVEDAVHLLEDPESDFSQEVATLQPLRYTQ; from the exons GCGCTGGTTTCAATGGAGCAGCGCGCCTACTCGGACTCGTACCTGGCGGCGGCCGACCAGATCATTTTCAACCTGCTGGACCAGTATCACTACACTCACGGACCAG GTGCAACACCGGAGGCGACCACCCCTGCCTCGCCGGGCCCGCTGTCTGAAGGAGTGAACCTGCTGCCGCGCGGCCCCGCCGGCGCCGGCCTCCCACCGCCGGCAGGCTCTGCTCAGAGCGCGGGGGCGGCGCACAGGCAGAAGGAGTCTGCGGCCAGGAAGCGGCTGCAGGAGCTGCACGGCGTGCTGAGCGGCGAGGCGCGAAGGCAGAGCGTCGCCAAGGCCGAG GGTTTCTCTGACTCGATGATACGCTGGCTGGAGGGGACGTCGCAGCTGAACGCGGCGGAGCAGCTGCGGGCGGTGCTGGAGAAGGTTCTGGAGAAGGGCGAGGCACGTCGCGACGCCAGCCGTCGCCTCGTAGAAGACGCCGTCCACCTGCTGGAGGACCCGGAGAGCGACTTCAGCCAGGAGGTGGCCACGCTGCAGCCACTCCGCTACACCCAGTAA